The DNA region accccgagtaatctgatgtgcagaCTGAGCTGGCcaactgctcgagcctccgccataatgggtcatagctgaagagtaaaatccactgaaccttccagagcttcgagaccttttggtctccttagactccctttcctcacttagaacaccctcaatcctcctcgcaatctccactacttgctgaaatggagtatcagtttgcaactctcgagccatgcatattttaagatcataatcgagTCCTTCAATTaatctgtggactcgctctctaactgtaggaaccaagataggtgcatgacgggctaattcacttaacctgatagcatattctgacactgtcatagtgctctgacgcaaccgttcaaactctgtgtgccacgcatctcggagagtctgggcaACAAACTCTTTCACAAAAATTTCTTAAAATTGATCCCAAGTTGGTGGTATTTCATCggttggtctaccttcttcataaacttgccaccactgatacgctgcgcctgacaactgaaatgtagaaaaggcaactccgctcacttccacaatacccatggtacagagaatacggtgacacttttctagaaatccttgggcatcctctgaagctgtgccactgaaagtaggtagactatacctcttaaacctctcaagtctcttttgttcttcttttgatgcctctggcctgacctcaggcttaaccggaataacaggttgtaccagTACTACATCtaaaacctgaccaatgtgaacctgctCCTCTGGAGtcgtggtaggagtctgagctactcccccaatctgcgaaatatttggtgcaacagagatcaatcccgcctgagttaatgtaccaaacatactcagaaACTGTGCTAAAGTATCCTGAAGTGCGGGGGTAACAataggtgcttctggtacctgtcccccaactggagctactggcggctccttaACTACCGCTCTGGCAGGTACTCTAGTcgcggcacgtgcccttcctcggcctctacctcggcctttTGCGGCCCTAGAAGAATGCGCGGGGTGCCTGGTCAGttgacccggtagcacgtgtcctcaccatctatgagagaatagagatacaaaggctcaaatttcaaattcaacaaatttcgcacgacaagaatgaaagaagtgaaaattttctaacagttctgtagcctctcgaagataagtacacacgtctccataccgatccgcaagactctactagactcgttcgtgactcatagaacctatgaatctagagctctgataccaacttgtcacgatccaaaatcccaccacatgcgtcgtaatggcacttagtctctaaaactaggtaagccaagtacaattacatttcaagctattttctttttgaattaaatagataatcaaaaccaacaacggaaacaaatatgaaaacctcccaagactggtaatactgagtcacgaactctaactgaatacatgaaatgatctcaaggatcgaatactctatactgtttgaataataattaacagtacaataaaatggaaagactacaaggaactgcgacgaccaagcaactctaccttgaatccttacgatctcaCTTTAACTCTGTCTGagtccgatagctccaatacttggctctgcacaaaaatgtacagaagtatagtatgagtacaccatggtcggtacccagtaagtatcaagacgaacctcagtggagtagtgacgaggtacactcaagacactcactagtctaataacctgtgcaatatagtatacaaaataataagaaacaaataacaataagggcaacataaatcAACCAGTAATATGCacagcagggcaacaagaacaccattaatatcgctcaacaaataataaatacaagtacactcaattaaatcaagtccttcaaataaatatctttcacatataattcttccaaataactctctttcaaatataattttctcaaataaatatctttcaaatataactctttcaataaatatcttttaaatataattttctcaaataagtatctttcaaatataattctttcaaataatactttttgaataaaaatccttccaaaagaATATTGttttaatataattctttcaattaaaagtcaccatgtgacaccccacttcataatcataaaaatacgggtctcaaccctttttcatatttttcgtaaatacgggtctcaaaacactttcatatttccacggcacttcgtgcccataattaaatcatcatacttttccggcacctcgtgcccacttttcatatcacagctacacggacagttcacgtgccaataataaaaccatcatatttttttcctggtacctcgtgcccacgtttcatatccgttgtggcgcgcaacccgatcccatataacattacCTGCCCTACAATAGCTACatgctcacaatttcaacataaatcaggctaatttcaaaacaaatagccCAATGCTcgacacaatgtatataaaacctcaaaaacaatcaacagagatagaaaataatcagcatagggcaacaccttcattaatccaaattttgataattatataaacacctcttcttaagctcatttaattaattatttacagagaaaaaattcataataaaattaaattccaataaatatcaaatcatcaaactcacagaattcacataaatatacaggtaatatccacatcaaatcatcatataaaaacaaattcaataaatgtgaattgaggcatgacaaatagatgattaaataaatgccaataattatccaatttactacacaatatacccaagactttaactcaataaatttttcacatataagctcgagtacgtactcggcACCTTGCATAcatggcttttcacatttcacaaatggcacataagactcgatgcctaaggggtaattcccccactcaaagttaggcaagatacttacctttttgaagttatgccgatattttaaaattgccttcttgcttgaattgacctccggacagctcaaatctatccaaattaattgtacaacttcattaaaatttatcgaaaataatttcggataataatacgtcgacttcaaattttattacaaaaagtcaacaaaagtcaacttgaGGCCCTCCccttggaacccgacataattttcatgaaatcctaacacacattccgatacgagttcaaccataccaattttatcaaattccgataacaactcgacctccaaatcttaaatttttatttttggaagattttgccgaaatcttgatttcttccattaaaatccgaattaaacgatgaatataatcatatattcatgaaatataaacactttaagatatagaacacttacccaagtcaaagttgTGAAAAACTCCACCAACATCGCCCAAacaccgagctccaaaatcccaatcgaaaatggcgaaatgaccatttttggtccttaaatgTTTTTGCCCAGTTTCGCACCTACGGACGAGTCGCCACATCTGCGGAGACGCTTTTGCAAGCcaaaactcgcttctgcgaaggCCACTGCCAGGCGAAGCATAGCACCTGCGAAGCCATTTGCGCTTCTGCGATGGCCAGGTGCATCTACGCACAaattgccgcttctgcggccttctcCATCGGCCTTGCCCAGCTCCCTTtcactcgcttctgcgagctccctctcgcttctgcgatgatcTCACTTGCGCCCATAATTTCATAGGTGCGATTCCACCAGCTGCTGCCATTTTTCAGCAGCTTCCTTCAAGTCCAATTTGCTCCGTTAACCTTctggaatccacctgaggccctcgggaccttaaccaaatataccaacatgtcccaaaatacaatacgaacttagtcgaggcttcaaatcacgtcaaacaacgtcgGAATTACGAATCGTGcattgaatcgaattatgagtttttaaattttccaacttttatattttgcgccgaaacataacaaatcaatccggaatgacttcaaattttgcacaccaaTCATAAATGACGTactggagctattccaattttcggaatcgaaatccgaccttgttatcaaaaattcaaccttcagtcggtctttccaaaaatcttctatttttcaactttcgccaaaatgtgttgAATtgttctacggacttccaaatccaaatccgaacatatgcctaagtccgaaatcatcatatgaagctatttccatcatcaaaattctattccggggtcgtttgctcaaaagtcaactctctggtcaactctttccatttaagcttctaaataagaattgttcttttaatttaattatgaatCTTCCGaaattcaaactcgaccacacccgtggGTCATAATACGTATTGCGaaacttctcgagaccttaagtcactgaacgggatgttaattcttaaaatgacaagttgggtcgttacacctgCGTGGCCGCATGTGCGGTGAGAGGTGCGTAGAAGCGGAAGGTGCGCATGTGCGATAGGGAGTTCTACATCTGCGTGACCGTAGATGCGGTAGGggaaccgcaaaagcggaacTAGGCAGATGGGCCTGGTCCGCAGAGTCGGCTTGTATTCTCGCAGAAGCGGAGTGAGGGACTGTAGGAGCGGAATGAGCCGTAGATGCGTGTGTGATGACGTTTctgcgacgccgcagaagcggaagtgctggGTAGATTATTAAAATAAGGGTTCACGATTTTGGCTTCGTTTCAAACATAACAAGAAcgggtttgggcgattcttgggaGGGGTTTCGagggaattcttgaggtaagtcccttgtgcttattttttatcaataatcttgcttccccattgatttttctaCTTAGTTGTTGTGTATTTAAGATGTAAATTGGGAGTtagaggctagggatttggagagtttgatttggggatttggatgacgttttggtgtcggattttaatAAATTTAGTACGATTgggctcgtggttgaatgagcttttgggttttgtaatttttatcggatttcgagatgtggacccgggggccggctttgagtcgatttttgacttttgatttatAACTTGGTATTCTTTTATGGAACTGTTTTCATTAtcccgtgttgattgtatcgtactatttgtggctagattaaagacgtttggagaccgatttgcgaggcaaaggtgtgttggagtagagatttgctcggattgaggtaagtaacagttctaaatttggttctgagggtatgaaaccctagattatgtgttatgtgattggtttgaggtgacgcacatgctaggtgacgggcgtgtggacgtgcaccgtaggaattatgacttggttaaattccatggaactgtatagttgaagAATCTGTTGTTTATCCGTATATTCTTtgtgtgttatagaaatttgactgtaaatcatgttagaaatcatgtttaggctatgtgttggtactgtagggacccacagaggtcgtgttacatgttgaattatctactaATTTTTGCTTATACTCAGTCTCCATTTtacatgcatatcatatctcagtctctattgttccttgttgaAACATTACATCATTTCTGTTTgggttgattttcatgatttctgagagcccgagagactggagagattgatgactaagtgaggtcgagggcctgattgtgaagatattgatactatagcacgtgagttgtccgtgcagcacgtgagttgtccatgcgaatCTTGATATTGGttttatagcacatgagttgtccgtgcggattatagagcttgggttgaaggagcccctccggagtttgtacaaacctccaatgagcgcaggtacctactgagtgtgagtgccgagtgctgagcgattgagaggaatgagtgactgcgaggaagagtgattgtgaggttggagtgaatgggaggactgagtgattgttgctctgagaggatgcattgactTCATTATTTTTGCACTCCAGTTATCATATATCATTGTCTTGAAATCTCTAAGAGATATTATCTTCtctttcagttgaacttgacatgagtTAACTGTTTTGGGCCTTAGTTGTCGAACCTGAAAGCATGCTTACTTTTCCTATGTTGAAATCACTGTAATTGAACTTTGagtgtgaagctcgtcactactttcagttctttatttagtattgttacttactgagttggttatactcacgctacaccctgcatttcgtatgcagatccaggtattttcggatATGGTGGGTGTTGATTTCATCGCACAGTTGATCTTTTGAGAGATtccaaggtagctgcccggcgtttcgcagaccttgtctctccttccctatcatAGACAACatttatttttagacttgtgatgtatagatgctcttGTACTCTGTGATACCCAGATAGTTGGGAACTTCCGCTTTAATTCAGCTTTCTATTAAAGGTGTTGGAATTGTTTCGAAATGTCAGCTttcctagtatcacgataggcgccatcacgacaggttacgattttgggtcgtgatagtcactatacaaataatatacaaaatagatatttcGGGCTATTAGATATAATATGTTTAGGCCGAAAGGCCATTTTGTGTCAATAGGTAAAAATAtgagctattaaaattttgaggggtcATAGAGGACAGTTTATTCCCCATCGTTTTAAGTGTTCCTTTTCTGGCAAATTATAGGTAGGTTGGATTTCACTTATTTCACAGACTATTTAGATAAATACATTTATAAACCATAGCCACGTCAACAAAGGTACTAAGTTATATGCAGTGCCGAAGCCAAAATTTTTACAAAGGTTGTTCAAAgtttaatatatatttataaaagtaatttttgacctatatacatagtatatttttttatatacttAGTGTTATTTCTCGATAAAGGGTGTTCAAGCGTAccgtacattatttttatattatatatatatatatatatatatatatatatatatatatatatatatatatatatagacttttaaataagaaCTTTTAACTTTTATCAATTAGATGATATATGTAATCAACATCTCAAGCTATAGTTGATGCAGCGAGAGTGGATAAAATGAGGCTAATTACCAAATTTGATAAAATCaagttattatttgagaaaattacttccctaaataaatatatattagaCGACTATAAAAATCTTTCAATTGTTAGTATACCGTCGTTGTAGCTTTAGCCATGAAGAGAAGGCCATCATTACCAATATCACATTGTCTACTAACAAGTTGTGAAAAGCTATAAATACAAAAGAACTTAACAAGTAATACGTTGAGACAAATGACTtgattaaatttaaaaatagaaaacaactatAAAATCGCCTTGACTACAGCTTCATTTGCAAAATTAACCAATTGTTGTATCGTAGAGTCTGACCTTTCCAACCTAGCCAAAAGCTGTACTCTCTTTCAGCTGCTGTTTATAACATCGtctttaaataaaaattataaactaTAGGATACTTCTATTACCGGCTTGATATATAAACTAAAGACTTGGATTTTTTAATGATCGGTTATTTACTTAACCTACTTTCCCAGCTTATGTTAACCAAGAGATTAACTTAAACAAGCTGTGATAGTAGGTTAACTAGTCAACGATCACCATACTACACATATTAATTTAAAGAGCTCGAATACTGAAATACTGAAATATAACCGTGAAATACATATTAATTTGCTAGCCGTGATATACTGAAATATAACCGCAGAAATTAAAAAAGAGCTCGAATCAGTGTTCAAAGCCAATGGATCAAAGTAAACTAAAGGAGCCAAGTTGAAATATGCGAACGCAGAATTGTCACgaacaaagaaatacatgaaCAAACAGGGTTCAACGCCCATTTGTTTAAAATATTACCAAAAACTCCCCAATAAACAatcaaagaattaaaaaaaatcatgaaATAGAGTTTACGTACCAATTAAGCTCATATGTTTTTTAAAACAGTTATCTACAGTGCGATGCACGTCGAACATGACTTTAAGATATCATACCGATAGTCATTAGAGTTCGAGTTTGACCTcaatgttgtgatttttcttataTACTTTAGCTCTAATTATATGATAAATTCCTTTTTTTCTATAAATCTGTATGAAAGAATTTttgaggtttttgttatttaagatgaaatagtcttaaaatgagggtgaatgggaaatggagggaaaataaaatttttgagtaaaattttaagtttctccctcttgacaatgagacattgtcccatattggaagaggaaaagatttttggtgggtatatatataattgctcttcttgtagctcttaaagagttaagaagaaagcaagcctcgcgccgtcgtcgtcgtcgctcggcttcggctacggcttcggtCAATTGATTgtttaattttttggaccaaatttatttgttaatagtaaatattaacgtaagattatccgcatttgtaacggatatgttccaatccgtgtattgacaaccagctgcaatagcagccgcctaatgctcttcccaccatggccaagtgcttgctccataaactccttcctctcagtatttccatacgattttctgagtttctactccttcgttctgcattgttttaacttcaaacaaaacaactgtaagtgtgatttgctaccgaattttgtgttcgctgaaacactggggtttgaagtaccgctacaccagtgtgtgattcgttctattctgggaggaaataatccataaccttgggtactaggaggggattaaattccttaagaaaatattgtgaattcagtgggctcgaattaattactgtttcattacgataacttatatttcccagaattattatttataaatatagCAATATTGGCGAAAGTAACAAGAATGAGGGTAACACAGGTAAGGTATTAAATAACGGGTTAGAACAAAACCAGAATCAGCATGACGAATTATGACGTGGACTTTTTCGGTGATCAATATATTCTTAGTTTTATAAGATTTATATGTTCATTCAAATCATAGGTTAGAGGAtaaaattaggaaaataaatacAAGGCTAGCGTTAAATGACCGGCAATTAAGAATGCTCTAGTGGGGTCCACGCACTTTTAGTAATTATTTTCATACTGTAGGGCCGCCTTTGAAAGCTGCCTCTGAGTTCAGTAAGTTTTACATTTTATAGCGTAAGCCCGAAAGGCCAAGATAATTAAACCTTGAATGTAGGCAACTATATATATGgggactttcttttttttttaatatatacgaaattttaaatttatttactcGATTTATCTAAATTACACAAGATGAGTTGatctgatggtaagcacccttcactttcaaccaagaggttgtgagttcgagtcatctCAAGAacaaggtggagagttcttggaaggaaggatgccgagggtctattggaaacagtctctctatcccaaggtaggggtaaggtctgcgtacacactaccatcctcagaccccactagtgaaattatattgggttgttgttgttgttgtttcaatttaCAAAATATAACTAAAGTCTTTTACAAATAATATACAAAATTCGGTAAAAATTtacaatttatttacaacttaaACACAATTTTTTGTACAGAATTcttcaaaaaatataattttacatacaatttatatataacttatatattagtgaaaataattaattcatgtatGCTAGTATTAGTGTTTGGTGATTGTGATgatataaaaaaagaaattaagcaaAAGACTCTAGAGTCAACGAGTCCGCGCAGTGGCAGCGACTAACCAAATTATTGAAAAATCAAACGGCTTTTTCGTTTTCGCTATAATTTTCACTTTACGTTTACCTATAAATACATAAACTTCAAACTCCCaacaagccaaaattcacatttctcAGTGTCCTCATTTTGAAGCCAAAACGAAGCAAATGACTTCCTCTCCCAATTATCCGCCCAGCACCAGTATCACCACGGTCACGGCGGAGAAAGGCGGCGCCACCGAATTTTCCGATTTTCATCCAGATATTATCGAAGCTCATATCCTCCATCGCCTTGACGGACCCACTCTAGCCGCTACGAGCTGCTCCTCCACCACCATCCACCACCTTTCCTCCGAAAACCACTTATGGTCACGTATATGCCACTCCACTTGGCCGTCCACCGCCACTCCACGTGTCAGTCACGTGATCTCCACCTTCCCTAACTGCGGTCATCGTACCTTCTTCGCTCAGTCCTTCTCCCTCCCTCTTTCCGATGATAAGCAAATTCACGATTTAGAGTCAGTGGATTTGAAGCGGGTGCTCCATGCTATATATATAAACCTTTATTACCTTTTCCATATATGTTCATATGATCCGAGTCGAAAACAGTGGATTCAGTTGAGCTCGTCTGTCTACATCCGAGAGATGAATTCAATTGCATCCTCTAATATTATAAACCGTTCGTCTCCTCCGCTTGAGTTAATCTCAGCCGTTgatatacactacaaggagaagGTAGTTTTCAGTAAAGTGCAAGAGACTGAAACCACGACGAGTTGGTTTCAGTGCTCGCCGTTTAGAATTGACATGATAGATCCAAAGGATGTGATTTTAACGACGATCAAACACCCGAATGATGATGACACGTGTACGGATTTGATTGAAGATATGACGCTGAGTTGGATTTTGATTGATCCAATCGGACGGCGAGCAATTAACCTCTCTTCTTTCAAGCCTGTTTCCGTGCAACGTCATTGGTTGACTGGGGAAGTGCAAGTGCGGTTTACTTCAATCCTGACCGCTGATCAGAAGAGAGGTCACGTGCAGTGCGAGATAGTGGCCACGTGCGGTGGATCTGAAGTAGGAGAGATGGAGGTGAGAGAAGTGagtttagaggtggaggacatggATGGAACTCACTTGAATGGGAGGGAGAGTTTGGTAATTTTGCAAAGGGCATTGGAGGGTAAAAGGGGAAATGGAGCTAACAGGGCTGAAATAGGGAGGAAGAGGTATAAAGAATTCTTGGAAATGAGAAGggaaaggaaagagagaaagtTGAAGAGAGAAGGGGCATTGGATGTTTTGTGTGTGGCATTTGGTATATTCATTTTTGTGGCTTTTTGgtgttttcttttttgtttgggTAGATAACAAAtgtaaaaataaagagaagataaaaaTAAGTGAAAATGTAGAATGTAGTTGTTTCTTACTATTGTAGGCGAtttagaaagaagaagaaaaaaggcaGAGGAGTATTACCTTCGTCATAATTGGGTACATAAAGTCTTGAGTCACATCAAAATTAAGAAGATTATCATATTGAAGTGTCATAATTAAAATGAATAAGAGAGTAGTTTATCTTTGATGGGGAAGATGTGTCGGTCAATTCACAAAGTGGTGTAGTAGTTTTAGTAACACTTCATTCGTTGCACCTCGGGGTGGCAAACGGGGGTCGAAAATGAATAATGTAAAAACTAATATATTATCCAATCTattcatatttaatacggataatcggcggataatatggatatttaTATTATCCATAACTTTTTGAATATTATCATTTTTTGGAGAATTTCTAGTCTCTCAAACTTAAGAAACCCCAATTTGAaattttacaaatgtaaaagttaaatccATTAGTTATTCATTGATTATCAATTTTCTAAtgaataatatggttcttatctatATTGACtcgtttttaaaaaattcattatccaacccattttttaatgaataatatggaGGAAAAGCCCAAAACCATACATGATCTTTGGCTTTAGACTCAAAGTCATACATATTCTTTCACATGGAGCACTAATAGTACATTTACTTTAACAAAGTGGTGCACTTTTAGTCATAATACTGagaaaaagccaaaaaacatacATTATCTTTGGCTTTAGACTCAAAGTCATACATATTCTTCCACATGGAGCACTAATAGTCCATTTACTTTAACAAAGTGGTACACTTTTAGCCATAACACTAAACACACTTTAATTTTTAACAGAAATCTAAGATCTGACAAAATATTTGTtccctttattttcttgtttaccgAAAGAAATAAAGATGACAGATTTATCTAGCTAGcaaatagtaaatatacatagaatttatttactatttatctatttactatacgtaaaatatatattttactaaAAAATATTAAACACCGTTAATTTTTATTTGCAATGATTTTTATCTAGATAACCTCAAATGTTATCtagattttttattatatacataatatttactatacgttgacataaaataaatatacgtAAAATCATTGCTGAGAGTAAATAAatatttactatacgttgacataaaataaatatatatttgttagatttttttattttaagggagtcaacgtatagtaaatatacataaaataaaaataaatattattttgtcaGATCTTAGATTtctgttaaaaattaaaatgtgttTATTGTTATGACTAAAAGTGCACCACTTTGTTAAAGTAAATGGACTATTAGTGCTCCATGTGGAAGAATATGTATGATTTTGAGTCTAAAGCCAAAGATAATGTATGTTTTTGGACTTTTTCTCAGTGTTATGACTAAAAGTGTACCACTTTATTAAAGTAAATGTATTATTAGTGCTCCATGTGAAAGAATATATATGACTTTGAGTCTAAAGCCAAAGATCATATATAATTTTAGGCTTTTCCTCGAATAATATGAGTGGATAACTAGTTCACTTACGTCCACCAAGTAGAATGATTGTTTCCTCTCCTACACGAAACTTGTAAGTTGTAAATAGATGCCCTTTCAACTTTCTCTTTAAGTTAGAGAACATTATATTTCAGCCTTCACAAATTCACCAACCTACTGGAGTCAAAAGTAGGTTATTCGCTGTTTCGGAAACGTAACTAAAAGGATATAGATGAGGAGAGTAATAGCCTCTTTCGTCAACTTTCTCAAAAGGActaaagtacttttttttttttttgtctcaaaagcacttttttctttTAACTTGAGGTGTTTGGTCTAAGCTTTTTttgaggaaaaaaatatttttgggaagaagcagaagcagttttttagaagcagaaaaaaatagattcttcccaaaagcagaagcataagcagttttgacttttcttcttaccaaaaatacccttaataaaaaatagtatataccaaaataatcgttaaacctaatacttaggatattaatgtatacATATTTCTTATTAGTTTTAggataactttctaatatatagtgactttaggggtgaatgcttttatatttgttgaatgatttttaatatatttaacttatattaaaagaattaagtacttttaaattttattttcatattttacttaaataaaataaaaagatttaattattgcttgtaataacaaatttttaagattatttatttacttatagtattaactattaagtaaatctattcatgtccttattcgtaatttgatacttaaaagcactttctgaaaagtttgaccaaacacaaattattactcaaaagtatttttcagagtgattagccaaacacaaactccttctctccaaaagtacttttttcaaaaacacttttgaaaaaagcaaTTATCAAAATAAGTTAATTTCTCTGCCTCGGCCAAACAAGTTATAAGTTCCTTCAAAGGCTCTTTAATAGTTGACCTTTTGAGATTAAAAAAATGAATATGATAATATAatgccaaaaaggaaa from Nicotiana tabacum cultivar K326 chromosome 24, ASM71507v2, whole genome shotgun sequence includes:
- the LOC107827181 gene encoding putative F-box protein At2g36090, which encodes MTSSPNYPPSTSITTVTAEKGGATEFSDFHPDIIEAHILHRLDGPTLAATSCSSTTIHHLSSENHLWSRICHSTWPSTATPRVSHVISTFPNCGHRTFFAQSFSLPLSDDKQIHDLESVDLKRVLHAIYINLYYLFHICSYDPSRKQWIQLSSSVYIREMNSIASSNIINRSSPPLELISAVDIHYKEKVVFSKVQETETTTSWFQCSPFRIDMIDPKDVILTTIKHPNDDDTCTDLIEDMTLSWILIDPIGRRAINLSSFKPVSVQRHWLTGEVQVRFTSILTADQKRGHVQCEIVATCGGSEVGEMEVREVSLEVEDMDGTHLNGRESLVILQRALEGKRGNGANRAEIGRKRYKEFLEMRRERKERKLKREGALDVLCVAFGIFIFVAFWCFLFCLGR